In one Natronomonas pharaonis DSM 2160 genomic region, the following are encoded:
- a CDS encoding universal stress protein: MTDLLQRTLVPVKNSDDAIATCTALADYLDGDTKLVAILHVAEQTEGYMDHASPEALRERANELFALCGKQLDESLPVRTELRFGTDVVEEIAEAAVELDVDAIVFRPCSERRLTDLLSGDAERRLLRNAPCPVVTLSDDGGVSEVSA, translated from the coding sequence ATGACAGACCTCCTGCAACGGACGCTTGTCCCCGTTAAGAACAGCGATGACGCTATCGCGACCTGTACAGCACTTGCTGATTACCTCGACGGAGACACCAAGCTGGTCGCCATACTGCACGTCGCCGAGCAGACGGAGGGGTACATGGACCACGCTTCTCCGGAAGCTCTCCGCGAGCGGGCAAACGAACTGTTCGCCCTCTGCGGTAAGCAGCTCGACGAATCGTTACCCGTCCGGACAGAGCTTCGATTCGGGACGGACGTAGTCGAGGAAATCGCCGAGGCCGCGGTGGAATTGGATGTTGATGCAATTGTGTTCCGGCCGTGCTCTGAGCGCAGGCTTACCGACCTTCTATCCGGAGACGCCGAGCGCCGGCTGCTTCGCAATGCTCCATGTCCGGTCGTCACACTCAGTGACGATGGCGGGGTGTCGGAGGTGTCCGCCTGA
- a CDS encoding PstS family phosphate ABC transporter substrate-binding protein, translating into MAHTPSDRVSRRSVLATTGAAAAFGLAGCLGGGGGDGLSGTIDASGSNTVAPITSWAGENFSNEFPDVLVDVDPQGTGAGFQEFCRQNSDVQSASRLITDEEVDLCNENDVNYDHLEVGLDGLAVVKNSENDWVDNITLDELQQVWEFQSDVETWSDIRSEWPDREIALHARDSASGTFDYFTRAINGEIGNIRDDYSATSQTNEIMGAVADNIDGFGWGGVGYLRAIEDDQPIEAVPVESDSVDGFFLPQRENVESGDYSPLARPLFAYFNLASLEERTDLIGSFARFYTNDAQDYARDEGFFAAPPEVTDENHDKIDSWLDQVGASPDDLTVQRE; encoded by the coding sequence ATGGCACACACCCCATCAGACCGAGTATCTCGTCGTAGCGTGCTCGCAACCACCGGCGCTGCAGCGGCTTTTGGGCTGGCTGGCTGTCTCGGTGGCGGGGGCGGCGACGGCCTCTCGGGTACCATCGACGCCTCCGGGTCCAACACCGTCGCTCCCATCACCTCGTGGGCGGGCGAGAACTTCTCCAACGAGTTTCCGGACGTCCTCGTAGATGTCGACCCGCAGGGAACCGGCGCTGGCTTCCAGGAGTTCTGTCGACAGAACTCCGACGTCCAGTCTGCGAGTCGCCTCATCACCGACGAGGAGGTCGACCTCTGTAACGAAAACGACGTCAACTACGACCACCTTGAGGTCGGCCTCGACGGGCTCGCAGTCGTGAAAAACTCCGAGAACGACTGGGTGGACAACATCACCTTGGACGAACTCCAGCAGGTCTGGGAGTTCCAGTCCGATGTCGAAACCTGGAGCGACATCCGGTCGGAGTGGCCCGACCGAGAGATCGCGCTGCACGCGCGGGACTCCGCCTCGGGGACCTTCGACTACTTCACCCGGGCGATTAACGGCGAGATCGGGAACATCCGCGACGATTACTCGGCGACAAGCCAGACGAACGAAATCATGGGTGCGGTCGCTGACAACATCGACGGTTTCGGCTGGGGTGGCGTCGGCTACCTGCGTGCCATTGAGGACGACCAGCCCATCGAGGCCGTCCCCGTCGAGAGCGACTCGGTGGATGGCTTCTTCCTGCCGCAGCGGGAGAACGTCGAATCGGGGGACTACTCGCCGCTGGCCCGACCGCTGTTTGCGTATTTCAACCTGGCGAGTCTCGAAGAGAGAACCGACCTCATCGGGTCGTTCGCCCGTTTCTATACGAACGATGCACAAGACTACGCCCGCGACGAGGGCTTCTTCGCCGCGCCGCCGGAGGTCACCGACGAGAACCACGACAAGATCGACAGCTGGCTCGACCAGGTTGGAGCGAGCCCGGACGACCTCACGGTCCAGCGGGAGTAG
- a CDS encoding Lrp/AsnC family transcriptional regulator — MSDTGSEHRLDQIDRRIIYALMGDARNTSAPDIAEHLSVSGATVRNRIARLEERGIIKDYQATIDFEQADGSLMNLYLCHAPFGEVEAVSRKLGTVPGVINVRELMGGRRNLHVLAVGRDTDDLRRIGREIEELDIEIEDEFLLQQELHFPYLPYGPEESRPGKPLADYMSLAGGAEVVELTVEESAPIVGCTLEEATQKNIIEEQTLVIAIERDDTVITPKGDTEIQPQDVVTVFSPGGAGELVAEGFRSPPDHEA, encoded by the coding sequence ATGTCGGACACGGGTAGCGAGCATCGGCTCGACCAGATAGACCGGCGGATCATCTACGCCCTGATGGGGGATGCACGGAATACGTCAGCGCCGGATATCGCCGAACACCTGAGCGTCTCAGGGGCCACTGTTCGGAACCGGATTGCGCGGTTAGAAGAACGCGGCATAATCAAGGACTATCAAGCAACCATCGATTTTGAGCAGGCCGACGGTTCGTTGATGAATCTCTATCTTTGTCATGCACCGTTCGGCGAGGTTGAGGCCGTTTCGCGAAAATTAGGAACAGTCCCCGGCGTCATCAACGTTCGCGAACTGATGGGTGGCCGCCGCAACCTTCACGTCCTCGCAGTTGGTCGGGACACCGACGACCTACGGCGTATCGGCCGCGAGATTGAGGAGTTGGACATCGAAATCGAAGACGAGTTTCTGCTTCAGCAGGAGCTGCACTTCCCGTACCTTCCCTACGGTCCCGAAGAGAGCCGGCCAGGGAAACCGCTGGCCGATTACATGAGCCTCGCCGGTGGCGCTGAAGTCGTCGAACTGACCGTTGAGGAATCGGCTCCAATCGTTGGTTGTACGCTGGAAGAAGCGACCCAAAAAAACATTATCGAAGAACAGACGCTCGTTATTGCAATCGAGCGCGACGACACCGTCATCACGCCCAAGGGCGATACCGAAATCCAGCCGCAGGATGTTGTGACCGTTTTTTCGCCCGGCGGTGCCGGCGAACTCGTCGCTGAGGGGTTCCGGTCGCCGCCGGACCACGAGGCTTAG
- a CDS encoding potassium channel family protein translates to MYLIIVGAGKIGSNLIEMATGDGNDVVVIEEDEAVADRISATYDCLVLCADATESDILEEAGIDRAEAVISTTNLDAVNTMVMLLAREHDVPSLVSVVHDPAHIPIFEQIGVNIVENPQNLIADHLYHSVRYPGVQDFMSLGENSEFIEIEPKAGAPVTEHPLSEVHDRGILPDDALVAAIKRGDDVLTPRGETTVAVGDLVTVLVNDTAVEAVLSAFGHDSNGR, encoded by the coding sequence ATGTACCTGATTATCGTCGGCGCGGGGAAAATCGGGTCGAACCTCATCGAGATGGCGACCGGCGACGGTAACGACGTCGTAGTCATCGAAGAAGATGAAGCGGTCGCCGACCGGATATCAGCCACCTACGACTGTCTCGTACTGTGTGCCGACGCAACGGAAAGCGATATCCTCGAAGAGGCAGGCATCGACCGCGCCGAGGCGGTCATCAGCACGACCAATCTCGATGCCGTCAATACGATGGTAATGTTGCTGGCCCGCGAACACGATGTCCCATCGCTCGTGAGCGTGGTCCACGACCCGGCACACATCCCGATTTTCGAGCAAATCGGCGTCAACATCGTTGAGAACCCACAGAATCTCATTGCCGACCATCTCTATCACTCTGTTCGGTATCCCGGCGTGCAGGACTTCATGTCGCTTGGGGAAAACTCGGAGTTCATCGAGATCGAACCGAAGGCTGGCGCGCCGGTCACGGAACACCCGCTCTCGGAGGTACACGATCGCGGCATCCTTCCGGACGATGCGCTTGTCGCGGCAATCAAGCGAGGCGACGACGTCCTGACACCGCGAGGCGAAACCACTGTTGCAGTGGGTGACCTCGTCACCGTTCTGGTGAATGATACCGCTGTCGAGGCCGTCCTCTCTGCGTTCGGCCACGACAGCAACGGGAGGTAA